The sequence below is a genomic window from Flagellimonas marinaquae.
CCTATCCGGGTCAAGTTAAGGTAACCGTGATCAGGGAAACCAGATCGGTAAACGTTGCCAAATAAGATTAACTGACAATTATCATACTTTTCAACCTCGTATTGGGGTAACTTGATTACATATAATTAAAACAATTGAAAAGATGAAAATTGGTGTGCCCGTTTCTCAAATAATGACCAAGAACCTGGTCACATTGAGCACCAAAGATGATTTGGTGACCGCTGAACGACTTTTTAAAAAACATAACATAAGACATATTCCTGTTGTGGATGGTGAAAATATAAAGGGCATGCTGAGCCTTACCGACTTAATGCGGATCAGTTTTGCCGACGCCATTGATGAACATGAGGAAGTGGTGGATACCATTGTGTACAATATGTTTACTATTCCTCAGGTAATGGTAAGCAATTTGGTGAGCGTAGACCCCAATGCGACCATTAAGGAAGTCGCACAGATATTGGCAAATAGGGAATTCCATGCATTGCCCGTAGTGGAGGGCGATAAACTAAAAGGAATTGTGACGACCACCGAC
It includes:
- a CDS encoding CBS domain-containing protein; the encoded protein is MKIGVPVSQIMTKNLVTLSTKDDLVTAERLFKKHNIRHIPVVDGENIKGMLSLTDLMRISFADAIDEHEEVVDTIVYNMFTIPQVMVSNLVSVDPNATIKEVAQILANREFHALPVVEGDKLKGIVTTTDLIQYFLRGLD